In Hymenobacter sublimis, a single genomic region encodes these proteins:
- a CDS encoding RNA polymerase sigma factor: protein METIASLRHALLTDRHQTLTGIYQRTFPMVRRHVQQRGGSAQDAKDVFQDALVIFYEKAVGETLVLSASVSTYLVGVCRNLWRRELSRRSQQPLTGLMEEHGELPEDPETAETPAALSVLDYVEQLGERCKSVLLAFYYFQQPLEQIARTHDYRSVRSATVQKFKCLERLRASVRAVFAHDFDR, encoded by the coding sequence ATGGAAACCATTGCCTCCCTTCGGCACGCCCTGCTCACCGACCGGCACCAGACGCTCACCGGCATCTACCAGCGCACGTTCCCGATGGTGCGGCGGCACGTGCAGCAGCGCGGCGGCTCAGCCCAAGATGCCAAGGATGTGTTTCAGGATGCGCTGGTCATTTTCTATGAAAAAGCCGTTGGCGAAACCTTGGTGCTGTCGGCCTCGGTGAGCACCTACCTGGTGGGCGTGTGCCGCAACCTCTGGCGCCGCGAGCTGAGCCGCCGCAGTCAGCAACCCCTTACCGGCCTTATGGAGGAACACGGCGAGTTGCCGGAAGACCCAGAGACGGCCGAAACCCCGGCCGCGCTTTCGGTGCTGGACTACGTGGAGCAGCTGGGCGAGCGGTGCAAGAGTGTGCTGCTGGCGTTCTACTATTTCCAGCAGCCCCTGGAGCAGATTGCCCGCACCCATGACTACCGCAGTGTGCGCTCAGCAACGGTGCAGAAGTTTAAGTGCCTGGAGCGTCTGCGCGCTTCCGTGCGAGCCGTATTCGCTCACGATTTCGACCGGTAA
- the moaD gene encoding molybdopterin converting factor subunit 1 yields MNLKIALFGIAREIVGQSSLEVSAPEGQSVQALLAGLQQQYPGLSRLSSLAVAVNNEYAEDNATLSERDEIALIPPVSGG; encoded by the coding sequence ATGAACTTGAAAATTGCTTTGTTCGGCATTGCCCGCGAAATCGTGGGACAATCGTCGCTGGAGGTTTCGGCGCCGGAAGGCCAGTCGGTGCAGGCGCTGCTGGCCGGGCTACAGCAGCAGTATCCGGGGCTTAGCCGCCTTTCCAGCCTAGCGGTAGCCGTAAATAATGAGTACGCCGAGGACAATGCTACCCTGTCGGAACGCGACGAAATTGCCCTAATTCCACCGGTAAGCGGAGGGTAA
- a CDS encoding molybdenum cofactor biosynthesis protein MoaE, with protein sequence MIHIDLTDQPIDVAAALRTVEDDGAGAINTFIGAVRNKSTGRPVVRLEYEAYDSMALHQLRKVAEQAVEQWPMLKKVTVIHRKGTLHIGDVAVVVAVSTPHRAESFAACQYIIDTLKQVVTIWKKEFYEDGDVWVAAHP encoded by the coding sequence TTGATTCACATCGACCTGACCGACCAGCCCATCGACGTAGCCGCCGCCCTGCGCACGGTGGAAGACGATGGGGCCGGGGCCATTAATACGTTTATTGGGGCCGTGCGCAATAAAAGCACCGGCCGCCCCGTGGTGCGCCTCGAATACGAAGCCTACGACAGCATGGCCCTGCACCAGCTCCGCAAAGTAGCCGAACAGGCCGTAGAGCAGTGGCCGATGCTGAAAAAAGTCACCGTCATCCACCGCAAAGGCACCCTCCACATCGGCGACGTGGCCGTGGTCGTGGCCGTGTCCACGCCCCACCGCGCCGAGAGCTTCGCCGCCTGTCAGTACATCATCGATACGCTGAAGCAGGTAGTAACTATCTGGAAAAAGGAATTTTACGAGGACGGCGACGTGTGGGTAGCTGCTCACCCGTAG
- a CDS encoding molybdopterin molybdotransferase MoeA — translation MLSVEEATRLVTATVRSLSVEYLSLPLAAGRILREDLRADRDFPPFNRVAMDGIALRFAALEAGQTEFRIDSTQFAGQPPQPLHDPQAAVEIMTGAALPVGVDTVIRYEDLTFRTDAAGQRYATVQACPPRLGHNVHAQAADRRRGDLLVPAGTRLEPAEIAVAATIGAATVAVTRRPRVAVVSTGDELVPITEKPAAHQIRRSNALMLQAAAWQTGAAADTFHMNDDPEALRQELPALLHDYDAVVLSGGVSKGKADFLPETLRELGVEQIFHEVQQRPGKPFWFGQQPGGAVVFALPGNPVSTFVNFYRYVRPWLLAAQQPEAEATPSPAQAPPGGPVSAILTEDVQFRPRLTHFLLVSLEPGLDGRLLATPERAGGSGDMASLLTSAGFLELPPEQEHFPAGSVLPAWRFR, via the coding sequence ATGCTCTCCGTCGAAGAAGCTACCCGTTTGGTTACCGCCACCGTTCGTTCCCTGTCCGTTGAGTACCTGTCGCTACCCCTGGCGGCGGGCCGCATCCTGCGCGAAGACCTGCGCGCCGACCGGGACTTTCCGCCCTTCAACCGGGTAGCCATGGACGGTATTGCCCTGCGCTTTGCAGCCCTGGAAGCGGGACAAACAGAATTTCGCATCGACAGCACGCAGTTTGCCGGCCAGCCACCCCAGCCCCTGCACGACCCGCAGGCAGCCGTAGAAATTATGACTGGTGCGGCCCTGCCGGTGGGCGTTGATACGGTTATTCGCTACGAAGATCTCACGTTCCGAACCGATGCGGCCGGCCAGCGCTACGCCACCGTGCAGGCCTGCCCCCCGCGCCTAGGTCACAACGTGCACGCCCAAGCCGCCGACCGCCGCCGGGGCGACTTGCTGGTGCCCGCCGGCACCCGCCTGGAGCCGGCCGAAATAGCCGTAGCCGCCACCATTGGGGCCGCTACGGTGGCCGTTACACGCCGGCCACGAGTGGCCGTGGTAAGTACCGGCGACGAGTTAGTACCCATCACGGAGAAACCGGCGGCCCACCAGATTCGGCGCTCCAACGCTCTGATGCTACAAGCCGCCGCCTGGCAAACCGGAGCGGCCGCCGATACCTTTCACATGAACGACGACCCCGAAGCCCTGCGCCAGGAACTACCGGCTTTGCTGCACGACTACGACGCGGTGGTGCTCAGCGGCGGCGTGTCAAAAGGCAAAGCTGATTTTCTGCCCGAAACCTTGCGCGAGCTGGGCGTAGAGCAGATTTTCCACGAGGTGCAGCAGCGGCCCGGCAAGCCGTTCTGGTTTGGGCAGCAGCCCGGCGGCGCGGTGGTGTTTGCCCTACCCGGCAACCCGGTTTCCACCTTCGTGAACTTCTACCGCTACGTCCGGCCCTGGCTGCTCGCCGCCCAGCAACCCGAGGCCGAAGCAACTCCAAGCCCCGCGCAGGCCCCGCCCGGCGGCCCCGTGTCGGCCATCCTGACCGAAGACGTGCAGTTTCGGCCTCGCCTCACGCACTTTCTGCTGGTAAGCCTGGAGCCCGGCCTCGATGGCCGCCTGCTGGCTACCCCCGAGCGGGCCGGTGGCTCCGGCGACATGGCCAGCTTGCTGACTTCGGCGGGTTTCCTGGAGCTGCCGCCGGAGCAGGAGCACTTCCCGGCCGGATCGGTGCTGCCCGCGTGGCGGTTTCGGTAA
- a CDS encoding NTP transferase domain-containing protein has protein sequence MPDNSTSAAAGATPIPRAKHAQLTRPDLGEFGRHELAILGAPCGKIKELTARLLPLLAPTLRVAYVDADHAAGDDAAQGGNGGQDAILQAGATAELTDKITFARLDTKRGFDKFSQQEWLQHQSLVLVNGNHFRARQQLVILDPAKPVEKKLDRLTDVRALLLPEGVTEVPAYLRAHLGEANVPIIPLHDVETLAELILQEWHAAAPPLRGLVLAGGRSQRMGQDKGKLSYHQGQEQRARAAELLAGFCQDVHVSCRPDQVVELEYAGLRPLPDTFADLGPLSGLLSAFRLDPNAAWLVVACDLPFLSNTTLGHLVEHRQPARMATAYQSPENEWPEPLITIWEPSSYGTLLRFLSLGYSCPRKSLINSDIELLPPPAPAELRNVNTPAEAEQARQELG, from the coding sequence ATGCCGGATAACTCGACTTCTGCCGCTGCGGGCGCTACCCCTATTCCGCGCGCCAAGCACGCCCAGCTCACGCGGCCTGACCTGGGCGAGTTCGGCCGGCACGAACTGGCTATTTTGGGCGCGCCCTGCGGCAAGATCAAGGAGCTGACAGCCCGCTTGCTCCCGCTGCTTGCCCCTACCCTGCGCGTAGCCTACGTGGATGCCGACCACGCCGCCGGCGACGATGCAGCCCAGGGTGGCAATGGCGGCCAAGATGCCATTCTGCAAGCCGGCGCCACCGCCGAGCTAACTGATAAAATCACCTTCGCCCGGCTAGACACGAAGCGCGGCTTCGACAAATTTAGCCAGCAGGAGTGGCTGCAGCACCAGAGTCTGGTGCTAGTGAACGGCAACCATTTCCGGGCCCGCCAGCAGCTGGTAATACTGGACCCAGCCAAACCCGTGGAGAAAAAGCTGGACCGCCTGACGGACGTGCGGGCCCTACTCCTACCCGAAGGCGTAACCGAAGTACCGGCTTACCTGCGCGCGCACCTAGGAGAGGCGAATGTTCCCATCATTCCCCTTCACGACGTAGAAACCCTGGCCGAGCTGATTCTGCAGGAGTGGCACGCCGCCGCGCCGCCGCTGCGGGGCCTGGTGCTGGCCGGGGGCCGCAGCCAGCGCATGGGCCAGGACAAGGGCAAGCTTAGTTACCACCAAGGCCAGGAGCAGCGCGCCCGCGCCGCCGAGCTGCTGGCCGGCTTCTGCCAAGACGTGCACGTTTCCTGCCGCCCCGACCAGGTAGTGGAGCTGGAATATGCCGGCCTGCGCCCCCTCCCCGATACCTTCGCCGACCTGGGCCCGCTGAGCGGCTTGCTGTCCGCCTTCCGCCTCGACCCCAATGCTGCTTGGCTGGTAGTGGCCTGCGACCTGCCTTTCCTCTCGAACACTACGCTAGGCCACTTGGTAGAGCATCGGCAGCCGGCCCGGATGGCCACTGCCTACCAGAGCCCCGAAAATGAGTGGCCCGAACCGCTCATCACCATCTGGGAGCCCAGCAGCTACGGCACGCTCCTGCGCTTCCTGAGCCTGGGCTACAGCTGCCCCCGTAAGTCCCTGATCAACTCCGACATAGAGCTACTCCCCCCGCCCGCACCCGCGGAGCTGCGCAACGTGAACACACCGGCAGAAGCCGAGCAAGCCCGACAGGAACTGGGGTAG
- a CDS encoding glycoside hydrolase family 88 protein, translating into MLRPTSLPHFLAALLLTFAASFSSQAQQRNVNVQQEFARAGQQLTRLLQTHPDVTKFPYSSRPDGSLKDMPSEWWTSGFFGGTLWYMYEYTKQPQWQQAAERWTMAMAREQHNTDTHDLGFMLYCPFGNGLRLTQNPAYQPVLLTGAKSLATRFTPAVGLIKSWNEFAGYQYPVIIDNMMNLELLNWAARTSGDTTLRRLSITHADNTLRHHFRSDGSTYHVVCYDEKGQPLAKKTAQGAADNSAWARGQAWAIYGYTTMYRDTKLARYREQARRTADFFLNHPNLPADKIPYWDFNAPSIPREERDASAAAIVASALLELQQYCPAPDARRYRQAAEQMLVSLSSPAYRAAVGENNNFLIKHCVAHKPAKTEVDAPLTYADYYYLEALLRYNQVK; encoded by the coding sequence ATGCTCCGTCCAACTTCCCTTCCCCATTTCCTGGCCGCCTTGCTGCTCACCTTCGCCGCCAGCTTTTCTAGCCAGGCCCAGCAGCGCAACGTCAATGTGCAGCAGGAGTTTGCCCGCGCTGGGCAGCAGCTCACGCGCCTGCTCCAGACCCACCCCGACGTCACGAAGTTTCCCTACTCCAGCCGGCCCGATGGCTCGCTCAAGGACATGCCCTCGGAGTGGTGGACCAGCGGCTTTTTCGGCGGTACGCTCTGGTACATGTACGAGTACACCAAGCAGCCCCAGTGGCAGCAGGCCGCCGAGCGGTGGACCATGGCCATGGCCCGGGAGCAGCACAACACCGACACCCACGATTTAGGCTTTATGCTGTATTGCCCCTTCGGCAACGGCTTGCGCCTGACCCAGAACCCGGCCTACCAGCCTGTCCTGCTGACCGGGGCGAAGTCCCTGGCTACGCGCTTTACCCCGGCGGTGGGCCTGATTAAGTCGTGGAATGAGTTTGCGGGCTACCAGTACCCGGTTATCATCGACAACATGATGAATCTGGAGTTGCTGAACTGGGCCGCCCGCACCTCCGGCGACACCACCCTACGCCGCCTCAGCATCACCCACGCCGACAACACCTTACGCCACCATTTCCGCTCCGATGGTAGCACCTACCACGTGGTTTGCTACGATGAAAAAGGGCAGCCCCTGGCCAAGAAAACCGCCCAGGGCGCGGCCGACAACTCGGCGTGGGCGCGGGGGCAGGCCTGGGCCATTTACGGCTATACTACCATGTACCGCGACACCAAGCTGGCCCGCTACCGGGAGCAGGCCCGCAGAACCGCCGACTTCTTCCTCAACCACCCCAACCTGCCCGCCGACAAGATTCCGTACTGGGACTTCAACGCGCCCAGTATTCCGCGGGAGGAACGCGACGCTTCTGCCGCGGCCATTGTGGCCTCGGCGCTGCTGGAGTTGCAGCAGTACTGCCCGGCTCCGGATGCCCGGCGCTACCGCCAGGCCGCCGAGCAGATGTTAGTCAGTTTGAGCAGCCCCGCGTACCGGGCTGCTGTAGGCGAGAACAATAACTTCCTCATCAAGCACTGCGTGGCCCACAAGCCCGCCAAAACGGAGGTGGACGCCCCGCTCACTTACGCCGATTATTACTACCTGGAAGCCTTGCTGCGCTACAACCAAGTAAAGTAA
- a CDS encoding alpha/beta hydrolase encodes MKAVFWIFGLGAALYIGVCLLLYFQQERLLFFPIRLAPDYRFRFPGRFEERWVTAPDGTRLHGLLFRADSASPKGFIFYLHGNGGALDSWGDVAPTYTRLGYDVFLLDYRGYGKSQGRLSSEQQLLSDVEAAYQQLLTQYPENRIGVLGYSLGTGPAAWLAARHQPRLLILQTPYRSMRAVAHQHYPWVPGLLVRYPLHTDRVLPQVKAPIVIFHGTRDEIISYEQALQLKPLLKPQDQFITLTGAGHNGMTDNPEYQRAIQQILATL; translated from the coding sequence ATGAAGGCTGTGTTCTGGATATTCGGGCTGGGGGCCGCGCTGTACATTGGCGTGTGTTTGCTGCTGTATTTTCAGCAGGAGCGGCTACTGTTCTTCCCGATCCGGCTAGCCCCGGACTACCGCTTTCGGTTTCCCGGTCGGTTTGAGGAGCGCTGGGTTACGGCCCCAGATGGTACCCGTTTGCATGGTTTGCTGTTCCGGGCCGATTCTGCTTCACCAAAGGGCTTTATTTTCTATCTGCACGGCAACGGTGGGGCCCTGGACAGTTGGGGCGATGTGGCGCCTACCTACACCCGCCTCGGCTACGACGTATTCCTGCTCGATTACCGGGGCTACGGCAAAAGCCAGGGCCGCCTGAGCAGTGAGCAGCAATTGCTTTCCGATGTGGAAGCGGCTTATCAACAGCTACTTACTCAGTACCCCGAAAACCGCATCGGTGTGCTGGGTTACTCCTTGGGCACTGGTCCAGCGGCGTGGCTGGCGGCCCGGCACCAGCCCCGGCTGCTGATTCTGCAGACGCCCTACCGGAGTATGCGCGCCGTAGCCCACCAGCACTACCCCTGGGTGCCGGGCCTACTGGTACGCTACCCCCTGCACACCGACCGAGTGCTGCCGCAGGTGAAAGCGCCCATCGTCATCTTCCACGGCACCCGCGACGAGATAATCAGCTACGAGCAAGCTCTGCAGCTTAAGCCGTTGCTCAAACCTCAGGATCAGTTCATTACCCTGACTGGCGCCGGGCACAATGGCATGACCGACAACCCGGAGTACCAGCGGGCCATCCAGCAGATTCTGGCTACTCTTTGA
- the moaC gene encoding cyclic pyranopterin monophosphate synthase MoaC, protein MPDSPKLTHLNAAGQPAMVDVGPKTPTRRVARARSRVVLGPDIMALVKEGDLPTRKGPVFQTAILAGIMGAKRTSELIPLCHPLGLDDCQVRIEPDGEDAVLIECTATVTGKTGVEMEALTGASVAALTIYDMCKALSHNIVIQETRLLEKTGGKQNFHHAG, encoded by the coding sequence ATGCCTGACTCTCCCAAACTCACCCACCTGAATGCAGCCGGGCAGCCGGCCATGGTCGATGTCGGCCCGAAGACGCCTACTCGCCGCGTGGCCCGGGCACGCAGCCGCGTGGTGCTCGGCCCCGATATTATGGCCCTGGTAAAAGAAGGTGACCTGCCCACCCGCAAAGGCCCCGTGTTCCAAACCGCCATTCTGGCCGGCATTATGGGAGCTAAGCGCACTTCGGAGCTGATTCCGCTCTGCCACCCCCTGGGCCTCGACGACTGCCAGGTACGCATTGAACCCGATGGGGAGGATGCCGTGCTGATTGAGTGCACCGCCACCGTGACCGGCAAAACCGGCGTGGAAATGGAAGCCCTGACCGGCGCTTCGGTGGCCGCCCTGACCATTTACGATATGTGTAAGGCTCTGTCGCACAACATTGTTATTCAGGAAACCCGCCTGCTGGAGAAGACCGGCGGCAAACAGAACTTTCATCATGCCGGATAA
- a CDS encoding S41 family peptidase yields MPPCPTCREPAPESIRLQPDLAWFTDNRQLSPALSQQLEYLRRNRNQGPHYYVSTVPGVGNPIFQHEEKYALLKTDLPDDGLRLLALYRYWNMIAYFFPYRYAIGEDWQRVLPEFLPQFVAARTPEQYHLTALALIARIHDTHATIYEPNKILTAYKGKYHAPVQVRFVEGQAVVTDFFDQQLGLATGLQKGDVVLQVDGRKVADLVAERRPLTPASNEPTQLRNIARGLLRGPTEQVSVLVRRNGQELPFTLNRYLFSKLNLGLESGTPDPKAPAWRVLPGNIGYLSLGTIKNQDLPAIMQEAQGTKGLIIDIRNYPSDFVVFTLTSYLLTKPADFVRFSAPMTTYPGLFLRSSPLQIAPGKKPAYPGKVVILVNELSQSNSEYTAMALRAVPGATVLGSTTAGADGNVSAITLPGNINTYISGIGVYYPNGRETQRVGIVPDIEVKPTIQGIREGRDQVLERAVTLLENSAAK; encoded by the coding sequence GTGCCTCCTTGCCCTACCTGCCGGGAGCCAGCCCCGGAAAGCATCCGCCTCCAACCCGACCTAGCCTGGTTTACCGACAATCGCCAGCTGAGCCCGGCCCTGAGCCAGCAGTTGGAGTACCTGCGTCGCAACCGCAACCAGGGTCCGCACTATTACGTGAGTACTGTGCCCGGAGTGGGCAACCCCATATTTCAGCACGAGGAAAAATACGCCCTGCTAAAAACCGACTTGCCCGATGACGGCTTGCGGCTGCTGGCCTTGTACCGCTACTGGAACATGATTGCCTACTTTTTTCCCTACCGCTACGCCATTGGGGAAGATTGGCAGCGGGTGCTACCCGAGTTTCTGCCGCAGTTTGTGGCCGCCCGCACCCCCGAGCAGTACCACCTCACGGCCCTGGCCCTCATTGCCCGCATCCACGACACCCACGCCACTATTTATGAGCCAAATAAAATTCTGACTGCCTACAAGGGCAAGTATCATGCGCCCGTGCAAGTTCGGTTTGTGGAGGGCCAGGCCGTGGTAACGGACTTCTTTGATCAGCAACTGGGTTTGGCCACCGGCCTGCAGAAAGGCGACGTGGTGCTGCAGGTTGACGGCCGCAAAGTAGCGGACCTGGTAGCCGAGCGGCGGCCCCTCACGCCGGCGTCCAACGAGCCTACCCAGTTGCGCAACATCGCCCGCGGCTTGCTGCGCGGCCCCACCGAGCAGGTATCGGTGCTCGTCCGGCGCAACGGCCAGGAGCTGCCTTTCACCCTCAACCGCTACCTGTTCAGCAAGCTGAACCTAGGCCTTGAAAGCGGCACTCCCGACCCCAAAGCTCCCGCGTGGCGCGTGCTCCCCGGCAACATTGGCTACCTCTCACTGGGCACCATCAAAAACCAGGACTTGCCCGCCATCATGCAGGAAGCCCAGGGCACTAAAGGGCTCATTATCGATATCCGCAACTACCCCTCTGACTTTGTGGTGTTTACGCTCACCAGCTACCTACTAACTAAACCAGCTGACTTTGTGCGGTTTAGTGCACCCATGACTACGTATCCGGGGCTGTTTCTGCGAAGTTCACCGCTACAAATAGCGCCAGGTAAGAAGCCAGCGTACCCCGGGAAGGTGGTTATTCTGGTAAATGAGCTTTCCCAGAGCAACTCCGAATACACGGCCATGGCCCTGCGGGCGGTACCGGGGGCCACGGTGCTAGGCAGCACCACGGCCGGAGCCGACGGCAACGTTTCGGCCATCACGCTACCCGGCAACATTAACACCTACATTTCGGGCATTGGCGTGTACTACCCCAACGGCCGCGAAACCCAGCGCGTTGGTATTGTGCCCGACATTGAGGTAAAACCTACCATCCAGGGAATTCGGGAAGGTCGGGACCAAGTGCTGGAACGCGCCGTAACGTTGCTGGAGAACAGCGCGGCGAAATAG
- the moaA gene encoding GTP 3',8-cyclase MoaA — MSVAVPSVLFDNHGRPLEYLRLAVTDRCNLRCFYCMPEEGIQYLPKQELLTYEEMERLVAIMAGLGVRKVRLTGGEPFVRRDLVPFMSRLSAIPGIEELTLTTNGVLTAPHVPELARMGVKAVNLSLDTLDRARFASITRRDELPRVLDTFYALLAAGIRVKINAVVMDGQNTQDLLPLAELTRELPVDVRFIEEMPFNGGSHAATLPWNHTRIREHLELNLGTLTPVATRPGDTASHYTVAGHQGRLGIIAAYSRTFCGTCNRIRLTAEGGLKTCLYDQGVLDIRALLRSGASDADIVAALTSAFRHRAANGFEAERQRPLHQLSFESMSTIGG, encoded by the coding sequence ATGTCCGTTGCTGTCCCATCTGTTTTGTTTGATAACCACGGCCGCCCGCTGGAATACCTGCGACTGGCCGTCACGGACCGGTGCAATCTGCGCTGCTTCTACTGCATGCCCGAAGAAGGCATTCAGTACCTGCCCAAGCAAGAGCTGCTGACCTACGAAGAAATGGAGCGTCTGGTCGCCATTATGGCCGGGCTAGGCGTGCGCAAAGTACGCCTGACGGGCGGGGAGCCCTTCGTGCGCCGCGACCTGGTGCCCTTTATGAGCCGCCTCAGCGCAATTCCCGGTATTGAGGAATTAACCCTGACTACCAACGGCGTGCTCACGGCCCCCCACGTGCCGGAGCTGGCCCGCATGGGCGTAAAGGCCGTCAACCTGAGCCTCGACACCCTGGACCGGGCTCGTTTCGCCAGTATCACCCGCCGCGACGAGCTGCCGCGGGTGCTGGATACGTTCTACGCCCTGTTAGCCGCCGGTATTCGGGTGAAAATCAACGCCGTGGTAATGGACGGGCAAAACACCCAGGACTTGCTCCCCCTGGCCGAGCTAACCCGCGAGTTGCCCGTGGATGTGCGTTTTATTGAAGAAATGCCCTTCAACGGGGGTAGCCACGCCGCTACCCTACCCTGGAATCACACCCGCATCCGGGAGCATCTGGAGCTGAATCTGGGTACGCTGACGCCGGTAGCTACCCGCCCCGGCGACACGGCCTCGCACTACACCGTGGCTGGTCACCAGGGCCGCCTGGGCATCATTGCGGCCTACTCGCGCACCTTCTGCGGCACCTGCAACCGGATTCGCCTCACGGCCGAAGGCGGCCTCAAAACCTGCCTCTACGACCAAGGCGTGCTCGACATCCGGGCCCTACTGCGCAGCGGCGCCTCCGACGCCGACATCGTGGCCGCCCTCACCTCCGCCTTCCGCCACCGCGCCGCCAACGGCTTCGAGGCTGAGCGCCAGCGCCCCCTGCACCAACTCAGCTTCGAGTCCATGAGCACGATTGGGGGCTAG
- a CDS encoding DUF2490 domain-containing protein has protein sequence MSASPRFFRLLLAATLCGAGSFLAHGQTNSVPDPRWGSWLIGTVVLPAGPKHWGGYAEVQARSNGLFRQYFYHELKAGISHEVAKNFTFMVAGGRYATADYRNLGEGPLNVEKRLWEQVTFTHYNARLKVEHRYRVEQRWFSFRDGVVPAGAVRYRNRIRYRLNGFIPLNQKTVTNKTVFLSLYDEVFFNPKGPFFERNRVYGGLGYQFDPHWTVQAGGVRQSNFTPASYQQNVFTPQTTASKNNLVLSVIYRISRRNTEGPAPEYVPSQPD, from the coding sequence ATGTCCGCTTCCCCCCGTTTCTTTCGCTTGCTGCTCGCGGCCACCTTGTGTGGTGCTGGCAGCTTCCTTGCTCACGGTCAGACCAACTCGGTGCCTGACCCGCGGTGGGGCAGCTGGCTGATTGGGACGGTGGTGCTGCCGGCGGGACCCAAGCATTGGGGCGGCTATGCCGAGGTGCAGGCGCGTAGCAACGGCTTGTTTCGGCAGTATTTCTATCATGAGCTCAAGGCCGGCATCAGCCACGAGGTAGCCAAGAACTTCACTTTCATGGTGGCTGGGGGCCGCTACGCCACCGCCGATTACCGCAACTTAGGCGAAGGCCCGCTCAACGTGGAAAAGCGCCTCTGGGAGCAGGTGACGTTTACGCACTACAACGCCCGCCTGAAAGTGGAGCACCGCTACCGGGTGGAGCAGCGCTGGTTTTCCTTCCGCGACGGGGTAGTGCCGGCCGGCGCCGTGCGCTACCGCAACCGGATCCGCTACCGCCTCAATGGCTTCATTCCACTCAACCAAAAAACGGTTACCAACAAAACGGTCTTCCTCTCACTTTACGACGAGGTGTTTTTCAACCCCAAAGGCCCATTTTTCGAGCGAAACCGGGTGTACGGCGGGCTGGGCTACCAGTTTGATCCGCACTGGACGGTGCAGGCAGGCGGCGTGCGCCAGTCGAACTTTACGCCGGCTAGCTACCAGCAGAACGTTTTCACGCCCCAAACCACGGCCAGCAAGAACAACCTGGTTTTGTCGGTTATCTACCGCATCAGTCGCCGCAACACGGAGGGCCCGGCTCCGGAGTACGTGCCTTCCCAGCCGGATTAA
- a CDS encoding ClpP family protease, producing MLTSQEFRKFAVQGQGLRASVVDDYLRHAAGQAYPNVTAMTRSVIEERPTRFAEIDVFSRLIMDRIIFLGQAVDDQIANIINAQLLFLESVDNRKDILLYINSPGGSVYAGLGMYDTMQYVRPDVATMCTGLAASMGAFLLCGGALGKRSALPHARVMIHQPSGGVQGPSADIEITAREVVKLRQELYGIYAERTGKTAQQIHEDSDRDYWLRANEAKEYGLIDEVLERKVG from the coding sequence ATGCTTACCTCTCAAGAATTCCGCAAGTTTGCCGTGCAGGGCCAGGGCCTCCGCGCCTCCGTGGTTGATGATTACCTGCGCCACGCAGCCGGGCAAGCCTACCCCAACGTGACGGCCATGACCCGCTCCGTAATTGAGGAGCGACCGACCCGTTTTGCCGAAATCGACGTGTTTTCGCGGCTGATTATGGACCGCATCATCTTTCTGGGTCAGGCGGTCGATGACCAGATAGCCAACATCATCAACGCCCAACTGCTTTTCCTGGAATCAGTGGATAACCGCAAGGATATCCTGCTCTACATCAACTCGCCGGGCGGCTCGGTGTACGCGGGGCTGGGCATGTACGACACCATGCAGTACGTGAGGCCCGATGTGGCTACCATGTGCACCGGACTAGCCGCGAGCATGGGCGCCTTTTTGTTGTGCGGTGGGGCCCTGGGCAAACGCTCAGCCCTGCCCCACGCGCGCGTCATGATTCACCAACCCAGCGGCGGGGTGCAAGGCCCCTCAGCCGATATTGAGATTACGGCCCGTGAGGTAGTGAAGCTGCGCCAAGAACTCTACGGCATCTATGCTGAGCGCACCGGCAAAACCGCCCAGCAAATCCACGAGGACTCCGACCGGGACTACTGGCTCCGGGCCAATGAAGCTAAAGAGTACGGGCTCATTGACGAAGTGCTGGAGCGCAAGGTGGGGTAG